ATGGGATATTTAAAAGGAAAAAGTAGCTTAATCATATTTGATAGACACGCAAACCTAAAGTACAAATACGGAAATAGGCATTTCTGGTGTAGAGGCTACTACGTCGATACCGCGGGAAAAAATGCGAAAAAAATCCAAGAGTATATCAAAAACCAATTGGAAGAAGACTATTTGGCGGATCAGATAAGTATGAAAGAATTCATCGACCCGTTTACGGGTCAGCAGGTCAAATAAAGTATGAAAATAGGCGCTTTAGCGCCAACTGGGGATTTGTTGCAAAAGAAAGAAATTCAGAGCACGTGAGTGCTGCCGGTAACAGCCCCTTATAGGGGCATAACAAACCACCGGCTAAGCCGGTGGTTCTGATTATTGGGCCGATTATTGGTATGCCCGGGCCCTCTTGGTGGACCGGCGCGGCATTGGAGATGGCCGCCGGTCGTTTTACCGCAGCCGACTCAGGGGAGCGGAAACTTGACTTTTTAAAACTTAAAAGGTAAACTTTTAACAGAAATAGGGCTAAGAAGAGCAAGGGAAAAGGTCGCTCCTGTCGGTCATGCCTGGGTAACGGGCAGTCATATCGCTTGCATTTTGTGTTTATAATTAAGACTGCTTCTTTGGCAGTCTCTTTTTTTAAAAATTGCGCCAATAGAACTAAAGGGGGTCAATTATGACTAATTTTGATCAAAACTCAAACCGCAATGAAGGTCTGGCTAAAGAAAACGCCAGCGGTCACGCTGCCGTCGCTGCAAATCTGGACCTGTTTTATCAAATGGATACGCTTGAAAACGACAAAGAAAAGCTTGAAGAACTTTTCCAGCAGGCCTATCAGGAAAATCGCGACCTGGCCTTAGCCAGCCTCCTGTACTTGCGGGATGTCCACAAGGGCATGAACCAACGGAAGCTTTTTAGAGACCTTTTGCCCCTGTTGACCAGCAAAGACATTTGCCGCTTCATCGAACTCACGCCGGAATATGGCCGCTGGGACGATGTTTTGTGGCTCTTGATCGAACCGGTTGACAATGAAGTCAAACGCTTTTTAATGGATACGATTGGCAACCAGCTGAAATCCGACTTCCATTCGGACAAGAAACCCTCTTTCCTGGCAAAATGGATGCCCATTGAAAGCGCCACCAACCCGGATACCCAACAACTGGCCCGGGTATGGTCTGAAGCCCTGGGCTTGAGTCCGAAAAGATATCATGAAATTTTAGCCCATGTCCGTGAACGCGGTCATTTGGATGAAGATGAAGCAACTGAAGCCGCAGATCAACCGACCGGGACAGCACAAGACACCCCGTCGGAGGCCGAAGATGCTGCCATCTTGCCCCATGAAATTGTCCACCGGATGAGATGGTACCAAGAACACCCGGATGACCCGGACGCCGCTGAAAGAACCGAATATTTGAATAAAGTCTGGGCAGACTATACACTCCCCGGAGCAATCCGCAATACCCTGGTGCTCCGGGACGGGTCCTATTCCATGTGGAAGGACCGGGTCGGTGAATACCGCTTGCGTGAAATTGTAGACGCCTTAACCGTTTTCTTCAGCGAACGCTTAACCGGCGCCTTTGCCGATCAATTCATCACCTTTTCGGCCAATCCGGCCTACGTTGAATTGCCGGCAGGCGACCCTCTCCTGGACAAACTTATCCTTTTACAGGAGCATGAAGAGCCCTCCACAACAGACCTGGCCAAGATCTATGACCTGATCCTGGACCGGTCAAAGCAAGTCACTGACCCCAAAGACTACATCCGGCGCCTGCTGATTATGTCTGACATGACCTTCGCCAGCCCGTATGAACTGGAAACCGTGATTAACCCGGAAAAAGCTGAAGCAACCTTCTCGACTTATAGAGAAAAATTCCAGCAAGAAAACATCCCCTTCCCGGAACTTGTTTATTGGAACATCGAAAGCCCCCACCTGGCCCTGCCCGCGTCAGGCTATGACAACGTTAAGTTAATCCGCGGCTACAGCAGTTCGGTTCTCGAAAACATCCTTACAGATAACCTCCCGGATGCCTACGATATTATGATGGATACCCTCCGTCCCTACCTTGGCGCGGTCCAAGACGCTT
This genomic interval from Peptococcus niger contains the following:
- a CDS encoding transposase is translated as MGYLKGKSSLIIFDRHANLKYKYGNRHFWCRGYYVDTAGKNAKKIQEYIKNQLEEDYLADQISMKEFIDPFTGQQVK
- a CDS encoding DUF2828 family protein encodes the protein MTNFDQNSNRNEGLAKENASGHAAVAANLDLFYQMDTLENDKEKLEELFQQAYQENRDLALASLLYLRDVHKGMNQRKLFRDLLPLLTSKDICRFIELTPEYGRWDDVLWLLIEPVDNEVKRFLMDTIGNQLKSDFHSDKKPSFLAKWMPIESATNPDTQQLARVWSEALGLSPKRYHEILAHVRERGHLDEDEATEAADQPTGTAQDTPSEAEDAAILPHEIVHRMRWYQEHPDDPDAAERTEYLNKVWADYTLPGAIRNTLVLRDGSYSMWKDRVGEYRLREIVDALTVFFSERLTGAFADQFITFSANPAYVELPAGDPLLDKLILLQEHEEPSTTDLAKIYDLILDRSKQVTDPKDYIRRLLIMSDMTFASPYELETVINPEKAEATFSTYREKFQQENIPFPELVYWNIESPHLALPASGYDNVKLIRGYSSSVLENILTDNLPDAYDIMMDTLRPYLGAVQDA